A stretch of Brassica napus cultivar Da-Ae chromosome C6, Da-Ae, whole genome shotgun sequence DNA encodes these proteins:
- the LOC111211060 gene encoding rab GTPase-activating protein 22-like, which translates to MFGPLRLTTTDKVAAATRSVASTVTFVAVVFLTLFLGGRWVVFADGSSGGAARNGYAGEFWSTAVAPSNVGLAVAVTVVAVAVTVVYSRRGSIGSPWSLRRRKHALQPTQWNAFFTEEGRLGDGGVQFLKKVRSGGVDPSIRPEVWLFLLGVYDLNSTEEERDSIRQQKQKEYENLRRQCREIHRRNENGSDSKQTSQSSNTEDSQVLDSHDIEQVSISTRSIQVEESEKLNSESIRQDGDCEKSGVTSEDDANDSDSTNSEETETSPLLANEERERHDTAVNSEAPNSEETETLPRLAKEEEAERHGKVNQEKDTPSPSSKPKSQAEEEFTTIWQRIIRLDAVRANNEWVPYSPSQAAVSDTKARGIATQVGLTDYEDLEPCRILHAARLVAILEAYAVYDPEIGYCQGMSDLLSPILAVIEDDAFAFWCFVGFMSKARHNFRLDEVGIRRQLSMVSKIIKFKDIRLYRHLENLEAEDCFFVYRMVVVMFRRELTFEQTLCLWEVMWADQAAIRTGIAKATWGRIRLRAPPTEDLLLYAIAASVLQRRKTIIEKYSGMDEIMKECNSMAGRLDVWKLLDDAHDLVVNLHDKI; encoded by the exons ATGTTTGGACCACTACGATTGACGACGACCGACAAAGTGGCGGCGGCCACTCGCTCCGTCGCATCGACGGTAACTTTCGTCGCCGTGGTCTTCTTGACGCTGTTCCTCGGCGGGAGATGGGTCGTCTTTGCCGATGGCAGCAGCGGTGGCGCCGCCAGGAACGGATACGCAGGCGAATTCTGGTCGACAGCTGTTGCTCCTTCCAATGTTGGTTTAGCCGTGGCGGTCACCGTCGTGGCCGTGGCTGTCACCGTCGTCTACTCCCGTAG AGGAAGCATTGGATCGCCTTGGTCACTGAGGAGAAGAAAGCATGCTCTTCAGCCTACACAGTGGAACGCCTTTTTCACAGAGGAAGGCCGACTCGGTGATGGAGGTGTCCAATTTCTGAAGAAAGTTCGCAGTGGG GGTGTGGATCCGAGCATCAGACCAGAAGTTTGGCTATTCCTCCTTGGAGT GTATGACTTAAACAGCAccgaagaagaaagagattctaTCCGACAGCAGAAACA GAAGGAATATGAAAACCTGCGGAGACAGTGTCGCGAGATTCATAGGCGCAATGAAAATGGCAGTGACTCAAAGCAGACATCTCAGAGCAGCAACACCGAAGACAGCCAGGTTCTTGATTCCCATGATATTGAACAAGTCAGTATTTCCACGAGATCCATCCAAGTAGAAGAATCAGAGAAGTTGAATTCCGAATCGATCCGTCAGGATGGGGACTGTGAAAAGAGTGGCGTCACCTCCGAAGATGATGCTAATGACTCAGACTCAACAAACTCTGAAGAAACCGAGACTTCACCTCTTCTAGCGAAcgaagaaagagaaagacatgaTACAGCCGTTAACTCAGAGGCACCCAACTCTGAAGAAACTGAGACTTTGCCTCGTCtagccaaagaagaagaagccgaaaGACACGGTAAAGTCAACCAAGAAAAAGACACTCCGTCTCCATCATCAAAGCCAAAATCTCAGGCAGAAGAGGAATTCACCACAATTTGGCAGAGAATAATCCGCCTGGATGCAGTGAGAGCCAATAATGAATGGGTGCCCTACTCACCATCTCAAGCTGCTGTGTCTGACACAAAAGCCCGGGGAATAGCCACACAGGTTGGTCTTACTGACTACGAGGACTTGGAGCCCTGCAGGATCTTACATGCAGCTCGCCTGGTCGCCATCCTTGAAGCCTACGCGGTCTACGACCCTGAAATAGGTTACTGTCAAGGAATGAGCGACTTACTATCTCCTATACTCGCAGTAATCGAAGACGACGCGTTTGCGTTCTGGTGCTTTGTCGGGTTCATGAGTAAAGCAAGACATAATTTCAGGCTAGACGAGGTTGGAATCAGGAGGCAACTCTCAATGGTATCGAAAATCATAAAGTTCAAAGACATCCGCTTGTACAGGCACTTGGAGAACCTAGAAGCGGAAGACTGCTTCTTTGTATACCGTATGGTGGTGGTGATGTTCAGACGAGAACTAACATTTGAGCAGACGCTTTGCCTGTGGGAAGTAATGTGGGCGGATCAAGCAGCCATAAGAACCGGGATTGCAAAGGCGACATGGGGGAGAATAAGGTTACGGGCACCACCGACAGAAGATCTGTTGCTATATGCGATAGCGGCAAGCGTGTTGCAGAGGAGAAAGACGATCATAGAGAAGTACAGTGGGATGGATGAGATCATGAAGGAATGTAATAGCATGGCTGGTCGTCTTGATGTTTGGAAACTTCTTGACGATGCTCATGACTTGGTCGTCAATCTTCACGACAAGATCTGA
- the LOC111211059 gene encoding uncharacterized protein LOC111211059 — protein sequence MASPSTRWLSFHGSLYAKPRILSPSLPLAYYPLQHPNNKLSSEAKAKRLICRADISQDAPLASAIGACILSSFVFPVAKRVDDEEEEEEENSAMVSTDMRIAAMGIISFIPYFNWLSWVFAWLDTGKTRYAVYAFVYLLPYLSSNLSISPEESWLPITSIVLGIIHVQLEASIANGDVQTLVKDTSQNFSSKKKLHFDSKEKDGDD from the exons ATGGCGTCTCCGTCGACTAGGTGGCTTTCATTCCACGGTTCTCTCTATGCCAAGCCTCGTATACTTTCTCCGTCGCTTCCACTAGCCTACTATCCCCTACAACACCCTAACAACAAG CTGAGTAGCGAGGCGAAGGCCAAGCGATTGATATGCAGAGCGGATATTTCACAGGACGCGCCGCTAGCGTCGGCAATAGGCGCGTGCATCCTCAGTTCCTTTGTTTTTCCGGTGGCGAAGCGAGTTgacgatgaggaagaagaagaagaggagaattCAGCGATGGTATCAACAGATATGAGAATAGCAGCCATGGGAATCATCAGCTTCATCCCTTACTTCAATTGGCTG AGTTGGGTCTTCGCTTGGCTTGACACTGGGAAAACGCGTTACGCTGTCTATGCTTTCGTTTATCTCCTTCCCTATCTCAG CTCAAACCTGTCAATTTCTCCGGAAGAAAGCTGGTTGCCCATTACTAGCATCGTCTTGGGCATCATTCATGTTCAG CTTGAAGCAAGTATCGCAAATGGTGATGTTCAGACTCTTGTCAAAGACACATCTCAAAACTTTTCTTCAAAGAAAAAACTCCATTTTGATTCCAAG GAGAAAGACGGTGACGATTAA
- the LOC106366730 gene encoding MYG1 protein-like: protein MFPVTKGLIRNLSLLPLPLVAAAMAPCAVVRVYSTTTTTTTTTPASPSEVPVKKVGTHNGSFHCDEALGCFMIRLSHKFSGADIVRTRDPKILGELDAVLDVGGVYDPDHDRYDHHQKGFEEVFGHGFNTKLSSAGLVYKHFGKEIIAKELNVDQDHPDVLRLFLAVYKSFMEAIDAVDNGINRYDTDQPPRYVNNTHLSSRVGRLNLDWIDPDQSQEKENEAFQLAMALAGKEFLQSVRFYTRSWLPARSIVMQCLEERFKTDPSGEIMELKNFCPWKLHLFELEQEMKIEPLIKYVIYQDERGKQWRVQAVAVAPDRFENRKALPEQWRGLRDEELSKAAEIPGCVFVHMSGFIGGNQSYDGALSMARTALTL, encoded by the exons ATGTTTCCAGTAACAAAGGGTTTAATCAGAAACTTGAgtctccttcctcttcctctcgTTGCTGCAGCAATGGCTCCTTGTGCCGTCGTTAGGGTTTActctactactactactactactactactactccCGCATCTCCTTCGGAAGTTCCAGTCAAGAAAGTTGGTACTCACAACGGAAGCTTTCACTGCGACGAAGCTCTCGGTTGCTTCATGATACGCCTCTCCCATAAGTTCTCCGGCGCCGACATCGTCCGTACCCGTGACCCTAag ATATTGGGGGAGCTTGATGCAGTGCTTGACGTTGGAGGTGTTTATGACCCCGACCATGACCGCTATGATCATCACCAGAAGGGCTTCGAAGAGGTGTTTGGACATGGTTTCAACACCAAGCTCAGCAGTGCCGGTCTCGTTTACAAG CATTTTGGAAAGGAGATCATAGCTAAGGAACTTAACGTCGACCAAGATCACCCTGATGTCCTTCGCTTGTTTCTAGCTGTCTACAAGAGCTTCATGGAG GCGATTGATGCTGTGGACAATGGAATTAATCGGTATGATACTGATCAGCCTCCAAGATATGTGAACAACACGCATTTGTCTTCGAGGGTTGGAAGATTAAATCTTGATTGGATTGACCCTGACCAGTCCCAGGAGAAGGAGAATGAGGCTTTCCAGCTTGCCATGGCTCTTGCTGGCAAAGAGTTCCTCCAA AGTGTAAGATTTTACACAAGGTCGTGGTTGCCGGCTAGATCAATCGTGATGCAGTGCCTTGAAGAAAGATTCAAGACTGACCCTAGTGGCGAGATCATGGAACTGAAAAACTTCTGCCCT TGGAAGCTTCATTTGTTCGAGCTTGAGCAAGAGATGAAGATCGAACCACTCATCAAATACGTCATCTACCAG GACGAGCGAGGAAAGCAGTGGAGAGTCCAAGCAGTGGCGGTTGCACCAGACAGGTTTGAGAACCGAAAGGCTCTTCCTGAGCAATGGAGAGGCCTTAGAGATGAGGAACTCTCTAAAGCTGCTGAGATCCCCGGTTGCGTTTTTGTCCACATGAGCGGCTTTATTGGCGGAAACCAGTCCTATGATGGGGCTTTATCCATGGCTCGAACTGCTCTCACTCTCTAA